A genomic region of Zygotorulaspora mrakii chromosome 7, complete sequence contains the following coding sequences:
- the MSB1 gene encoding Msb1p (similar to Saccharomyces cerevisiae MSB1 (YOR188W); ancestral locus Anc_6.97), which yields MGSIIMDVTSKPLPIPPSNFIEKQASTANSRVQYQKTNEMAIETNRRQPSPSNASNDSDDEEDFEFFHEFEREKVKVTIHFITAELKERGIAVEYVMIPFRPHQTNEKLLKFLNAIFPMGNGQAVSENLQVKIMAKTEPLTLFQALKYIWCRLPDQEVIGWKSYLEFKIREQAKDYPKKAFLEIMPQCLSSASHASIVYDFFDLIITMASNSKKNKMSARKISKMCAVWAFGKPVKNSGMLDYDFTDASPYPNNSFCDGLNQWIPGTDAIFHLLLAFLKSFVPQDLESAQLPIALKSLLFNNDYPPKQSTAYSSETILTIPLVTLRTDRFSRKPWEMLERCNEKLDFTNHEAFEAREDYALLKSLFKKKNNVEGISRKMSQESKRLMKSMATKHSTFQAGWAVRKCLPNASHLEEEVEVKRVEIDDYFIWAWLSTLSYEQTSEKKKLFGRSLILEFEFDGFKKWVLFEECDITIESKKMQDAKDNQIAINASEEVNKTENSVTKPRDITPTYEKFQQASAVSSSSDEKTYHTVISKDTIGKKKDKNNVKLHSIEQKISKWNPLSKAHKKNRSDSFNSSDSDLSNKKHLQAKKRSALLDSTIFQLPELDPDVQGFEVEFPDQDLDNVSVQQQSLLPMRRTPPVELSDSFPKSSGSSKEQVSPVRSALTSESPTVKEIPILEYMPKDILLPQDLVAAEEIPPDRVQAQKELPLPRQPGPISKDPLHVTQELPLPKQPEPISKEPFHLTEELPLPRHPEPILREPLHSAKESSPKKPGPVAKFITPERNRETDRHNAEEPNNFTRKRSPIDEYRPSRGQLLDRSPVTERLGTKYQRQPEVARAQFSEVPDNYINDPGPGLISQYQEHHSPMPEHKRENFSPEREHYQGSPVVDYSKQSPVRMPATAQQFQGHASPVFESRRQPAEFKSPNRAEHPGIVSGNVPPEQFSHQAERQLPPGQFIDTGSSQEQNFDSGSEVRIHNEQHYLAIAQESQPAPRNQEFQSPVEHILSKVGSLEHSVQPEAQRNRSPLDSQYFDARNRLPVSMEYAGNGDSREFGIEGANRKEGTIEQLKDMVEEMMFEEANNEQLINDEGSMSQESATFESLTKFELYKPSAIKESRDSLVQPLDVPEDAADELVEQPLPPQKEAQRPPENTLQVLPQVVLQDSQAYHLSPSVSGYIATERNPQQERYAHQEAPQDYSRRLPQNVHQAMPHGVSQDIPAYRGAPPRVAQHVAQHNLRGAPQPIHQEPPQHFAQNGQPAVPYSGPHRDVRFGAQPDITRQPMQTRSPQMNIPPQRYHAAHIPMQQPRPHHPSQIPQERYHQQRPMHPQRMYPSQQPPMNQYPRNPRLPNPPQPQLQPHPQVLPPPSASSNPSMNMFIPGAPQGNKLHGGVVNRGKDRKNLYNNIRNGNFGI from the coding sequence ATGGGTTCTATCATCATGGATGTTACTTCCAAACCACTACCTATACCTCCAAGTAATTTTATAGAGAAACAAGCTTCAACAGCGAATTCAAGAGTACAGTATCAAAAAACGAACGAGATGGCCATCGAGACTAATCGGCGACAACCATCACCTTCAAATGCTAGCAACGATAgcgatgatgaagaagacttcgaattttttcatgagtttgaaagagaaaaggtTAAGGTTACTATCCACTTCATAACTGCAGAATTAAAGGAAAGAGGCATAGCTGTCGAATATGTAATGATACCCTTCCGACCTCATCAAACGAACGAAAAGCTATTGAAATTCCTAAACgcaatttttccaatggGAAATGGTCAGGCTGTTTCCGAGAACCTGCAGGTTAAAATCATGGCAAAAACAGAACCACTGACGTTATTTCAAGCTCTCAAGTATATTTGGTGTAGGCTTCCCGATCAAGAAGTTATTGGATGGAAATCATATCTAGAGTTTAAGATCAGAGAGCAAGCGAAAGATTATCCCAAGAAAGCATTCTTGGAAATTATGCCGCAATGTTTATCTTCAGCCAGTCATGCATCTATTGTCTACGATTTTTTTGACCTTATCATCACAATGGCCTCGAACTCCAAAAAGAATAAGATGAGCGCTAGgaagatatcaaagatGTGTGCTGTCTGGGCTTTTGGAAAGCCggtgaaaaattctggTATGCTTGACTATGATTTTACAGATGCTTCGCCATATCCAAATAATTCTTTTTGTGATGGATTGAATCAATGGATTCCTGGAACAGATGCgatctttcatcttttacttgcctttttgaaaagtttcgTTCCTCAAGATTTAGAGAGTGCTCAACTTCCTATTGCACTGAAAAGCCTTCTTTTTAATAATGATTATCCACCCAAACAATCAACAGCGTATTCTTCAGAGACTATTTTAACGATACCTTTAGTAACTTTACGAACAGAcagattttcaagaaaacCATGGGAGATGTTAGAGCGTTGCAATGAAAAGCTTGATTTTACAAACCACGAAGCTTTTGAAGCTCGTGAGGATTATGCGTTACTCAAATCATTAtttaaaaagaagaataacGTGGAAGGCATAAGTCGCAAAATGTCACAggaatcaaaaagattaaTGAAATCAATGGCAACCAAACATTCCACGTTTCAAGCGGGGTGGGCTGTTAGAAAATGTTTGCCAAATGCAAGCCACCTTGAAGAGGAAGTCGAAGTCAAACGagttgaaattgatgattacTTTATATGGGCTTGGTTGTCGACCTTATCTTACGAGCAAAcatcagaaaaaaagaagttgttTGGCAGATCCTTAATTCTCGAATTTGAGTTTGATGGATTCAAAAAGTGGGTGCTCTTCGAAGAGTGTGATATAACCATAGAGagtaaaaaaatgcaagatGCCAAAGATAACCAAATAGCGATAAATGCTTCTGAAGAAGTAAATAAAACTGAAAACTCCGTAACCAAACCTCGTGATATAACACCAACAtatgaaaagtttcaacAGGCATCCGCAGTCTCATCATCCTCAGATGAAAAGACCTATCATACCGTAATCAGTAAGGATACCATTGGTAAGaagaaagacaaaaatAACGTAAAATTGCATTCTATTGAGCAAAAAATATCCAAATGGAATCCTCTGAGTAAAGctcataaaaaaaatagaagtGACAGTTTCAATTCATCCGATTCCGATTTATCTAATAAAAAGCATTTACAAGCCAAGAAGAGATCCGCTTTGTTGGATAGCACGATCTTTCAGCTACCGGAACTGGATCCTGATGTTCAGGGATTCGAAGTAGAGTTTCCTGATCAAGACCTTGACAATGTATCAGTACAACAGCAATCATTACTTCCAATGAGGCGAACGCCGCCTGTAGAATTATCAgattcttttccaaaatcAAGCGGATCCTCTAAAGAGCAAGTGTCTCCTGTAAGATCTGCACTTACAAGTGAGTCCCCGACAGTGAAAGAAATACCAATATTGGAATATATGCCAAAAGATATACTCTTACCGCAAGATCTAGTAGCAGCTGAGGAGATTCCTCCGGACAGAGTTCAAGCACAGAAAGAATTACCTTTGCCAAGGCAACCTGGGCCTATTTCGAAAGATCCACTTCACGTAACGCAAGAATTGCCCTTACCAAAGCAACCTGAGCctatttcaaaagagccATTTCATTTAACGGAAGAATTGCCCCTACCAAGGCATCCTGAGCCTATTCTAAGAGAGCCACTTCATTCAGCGAAAGAGTCGTCACCAAAGAAACCGGGGCCAGTTGCAAAGTTTATAACTCCTGAACGTAATAGGGAAACAGACAGACATAACGCAGAGGAACCGAACAATTTCACCAGGAAGCGATCGCCTATTGATGAATACCGCCCCTCAAGGGGGCAATTGCTTGACAGATCGCCAGTAACCGAAAGGCTGGGCACGAAGTACCAGCGTCAACCGGAGGTGGCACGCGCGCAGTTTTCTGAAGTCCCAGACAATTATATCAATGATCCTGGTCCTGGTCTAATAAGTCAGTACCAGGAGCACCATTCCCCAATGCCTGAACATAAACGTGAGAATTTTTCTCCCGAAAGAGAGCACTATCAAGGATCTCCTGTGGTAGATTATTCGAAACAATCGCCAGTAAGAATGCCAGCCACTGCACAACAATTTCAGGGTCATGCTTCACCGGTGTTCGAATCACGGCGGCAACCGGCTGAGTTTAAATCACCTAATCGAGCGGAACACCCCGGAATAGTGTCAGGAAACGTGCCACCAGAACAGTTTTCTCATCAAGCAGAAAGGCAATTGCCTCCAGGGCAATTTATTGATACAGGCTCATCCCAGGAACAAAACTTCGATAGCGGAAGTGAAGTAAGAATACACAATGAACAGCATTATTTAGCGATAGCCCAAGAATCTCAACCAGCCCCCCGAAATCAAGAGTTTCAATCCCCAGTAGAACATATACTATCAAAAGTGGGATCACTAGAACACAGTGTACAACCTGAAGCTCAACGTAATAGGTCGCCGCTTGATTCGCAGTATTTTGACGCTCGAAATCGCTTGCCCGTATCGATGGAATATGCTGGCAACGGTGATTCGAGAGAATTTGGTATTGAAGGAGCAAATCGGAAAGAGGGCACAATTGAGCAACTGAAAGACATGGTGGAAGAGATGATGTTCGAGGAAGCCAACAATGAACAGTTAATCAATGATGAGGGGTCAATGAGTCAAGAAAGTgcaacttttgaaagtttgACCAAGTTTGAGCTGTACAAACCATCAGCAATAAAGGAATCACGAGACAGCTTAGTACAGCCTTTAGATGTTCCAGAAGATGCTGCAGACGAACTTGTAGAACAGCCATTGCCACCGCAAAAAGAAGCACAACGGCCTCCTGAAAACACTCTACAGGTCCTTCCGCAAGTCGTTCTGCAGGACTCACAAGCATATCATCTGAGTCCCTCCGTTTCCGGCTACATTGCAACGGAAAGAAATCCGCAGCAAGAGAGGTATGCACATCAAGAGGCACCCCAAGATTATTCCCGGCGCCTGCCTCAAAACGTGCATCAGGCTATGCCACACGGTGTTTCCCAAGATATCCCAGCATATCGAGGTGCTCCTCCACGTGTGGCGCAACACGTTGCACAACACAACTTGCGAGGTGCTCCCCAGCCAATCCACCAGGAGCCGCCTCAACACTTTGCACAGAACGGTCAACCCGCAGTTCCTTATAGTGGCCCACACCGTGACGTCCGCTTCGGCGCACAGCCCGACATTACGAGACAGCCAATGCAAACCAGATCACCCCAAATGAATATACCTCCACAACGCTACCATGCCGCACACATACCCATGCAACAACCAAGACCGCACCATCCTTCACAGATACCCCAAGAAAGATACCATCAACAGAGACCAATGCATCCTCAAAGAATGTATCCCAGTCAACAACCGCCAATGAACCAGTACCCGAGGAATCCGAGACTGCCAAATCCTCCGCAACCACAGCTGCAACCGCACCCGCAAGTACTGCCGCCACCCTCAGCCAGCAGTAACCCCAGTATGAACATGTTCATACCCGGGGCACCCCAGGGAAATAAACTGCACGGCGGCGTTGTGAACAGGGGAAAAGACAGGAAGAACCTCTACAACAACATCCGAAATGGCAACTTTGGCATATAG